The stretch of DNA TTTTAACTAAAATTGTCGCAATTTTATTCGTAGAGGGGGCGAGCGCCCCTGCTTGCTCCACCACTCTGTTCACGTcccatttatttgtttacctttgttttaaaaaactaacaaagaatgaaaaaggtaaataaatgaatgagaAGAGGGAGGGTAATACCCTCTGTCccagttgtcctttttcattttgggtgtctcagttaaTTATTGTCCTTTTTACTTTAAGAATgaaattgatgagcaatttgatcattcacaatcAGTTTGTtctacttgtcatttagtaattggttcatcctcttttcttggtctttgtcccaaaaccaaaggacaacaattgaccgggatggTGGGAGTATGTTGTACTCGTACTAGTCTTGTGATTCATTTGGCACGAAAAAAAATGAATTTTGAGGTCGATATGTTTGTGAAAGTTGTAACTGGAATTTCAAATGTTTGTGAAAGTATGTACCCGGCATTTTGACATCTTGTTTGGAAGAGCTTTTGAGGTTATAAAACCCATGGAGCCAATCGAGCGAGGAAGCTAGCCGCGGCTACAATGTAAAAAAAAATGAATTCTGTAGTGATAGGGGATGTTTGTAGATAGTGATGATTTCCGTAATTTATTCGGATAAAGGATGTGATAAGGGCAGTTTGCAGCAAatggctttctcttaattaatcTTTGTATCGATTGTTCAAagggtggcgcccaaattgggtgtcaccctctcacatgcattCTTAATTGAAGGGGTCCGCACTCACCCCATGTGAGAAGGTAgcgcccaaattgggtgtcacccggtggcgccctttcATTTTTCTTGTTCAAATATCTCTATTGGATTTTATGGATTTGTCTGCTGTGTTGAGATTGCAATGCTAGTATATATGTAGGACTGTGTTCTGTCGGCAGTCCTTATTCCTTACTCACTTGTGGATCACAGAGAGTTAGTAAATGAATAGATGAATGTTAAAACGACGATTCATGTTAGCTGACCCAAAATTTTATAGAATCAATGATTTCTTGTTGTTGACGTGTTAAAAACTTGCGCTTCTGTTCACGTCATTGGCGAATAACTCCAACTACTATGCACATTTGCAGGACTTCTATTGGGAAGGGCTTTTGATTTTGGCGAAGTTGGTATGGGAGTTGTGACTGTATCCAGCTCAGCCTCTCGAGCATCTTTGAACCTAAGTGGACGAGTGACTCTTCCTCAGTCTAATGTTAAGGGACCCTTTATATTGGGATTCAAAGCGGACAAACCGAAAAAGATTACCTTAATTGGACCGAATGAGCCAGTTTGTTTACACATAGAGAAAAAGAAGGAGAATAGAAAGAAAGGAAGATCGGTAAGAAAACCTTCTAAAGCAAGAGTTGGGGTTGCTGATATAGCTGAAGCTTCGCCATGTGCTACTGAATTAGATCTGACTGAAGCGGCAGCTAAGCTGGAAAGCATTTTCAAGATTAGCCCTACCAGGGAAAATGTAGCTGAAGAGAACATTGACGGTGTCAGAAGAAAAAGCCGAGGGAACAAAAGACATGGCAATGATGTTGATGAGAAGTCGGGAGGGAATATTGATGGAGGTGTGGTGAGGAATAGGAAAAAGAAAGCAAAGCGATTGAGTCTTGATAAGAGAATTGAGATGAAGAAGAGTAAGGATTTGAGCAATAAAAAGGAAAGGAAGTCGGTGAAGGAAGAAATAGCGGTTCCTGCTACACGAGAGGTGAAAGTTTGTATCAGTGAAGATGAGAAGATAGAGGAGCTTGTTAGAGAGTACTCTGCATCAACTGATTTGGTCAGCTTGGATTGGAAGAAGATGAAAATACCACCTGTTCTTCCGTCTTCTGAACATACTTGGTTGTTTAAATTGTTGGAGCTCAGAAAGGTAAAATCATTTTTTTCTGGATTGGAAACCGTTTCCTTTTTTATACAGGAAAATTTTCGCCCCCGCTGACTTAAAATCCTGGCTCTGCCACTGCATGTTCCAAAAACAATAGTTCTACAAGACCTATTATGCTCATTCTATTAAGAATCGCACTGTTTGGCAGCTGCTCCTCAGTACATGAGTCATTTTGCTTATTTTACCTAGCTCTGGTGGTTGCGGATTATGGAGACCTTTTGCTTATCGTATGTATTAAATAAAATTCCTTCTATTAATGTTATCAACTACAGGCCCTTCTGCAAGTGAAGGAGAATCTGCAGAGAGAACTGGGAAGAGATCCAACTGATGCCGAGCTAGGACAGGCGACAAATATGACTGTAATTCAAGTTAGAAGAAAAATGGAGGCTGGACATGCGGCAAGAAACAAATTGATTAAGGTAAGGGTGCATCACTCTTTATCGACTTTCCCAAAGACTGGTGCTTTTCTCTTATATATTTGCGGAATTGCAGAGGCCATTATATTTTCTCTACCATAAACGCACAGCTAAATAAGAAAATTGTGTCTGATACTTCCGATTTGTGATGAACAAATACTCATGTTTATTTTCACTGGTGCAGCATAAcctaagacttgtattatttgtGATGAACAAATACTTTCAAGACTTTACAAATGGACCAAAATTTCAAGACCTTTGCCAAGCAGGAGTTAAGGGTCTTATAATAGCTATTGATCGCTTTGAACCGAAAAGGAAATTACGGCTGTCAACATATGCACTTTTCTGGATACGGCATGCTATCATTCGTTCAATGACTGTCTCAAGCTTTACCCGTGTCCCCTTTGGTCTGGAATCGGTATGTTTCTGCAATCCCAATGTCCCATTAATAGCAATTTTTTCCAGCCTTTGAGTTTGTGTTTCCCGTCATTTATCACAATTTTGTGCAAAGCTCTTGAGAAGAATAACACACAAAGCTTCTTCCACATACTCGGTAGAAATTAAAAATATGAGTTATCAGTCTCTTTACCTTAAACTGGTATATAAAGTAGATGTCCTGTATGTTGTTGGAGATGAATTACCTCAAATTTCCAAACTTTCATCAGGaaacaagaaaaaaaatgatttgggAAAACTTTTATGCGCTTTAATCTTGATTGTGTTGTGGCCTCTTTGTTTTGGTTCTGAGTTTCTGATATATGCAAGGATTTCGGATGTTCAAGTTTGATGGCCATACTAAAATTGGACATTTATTTTATCTAAACCAAAAACATGTAAACGTTACGTAAAACAGCATCGCCAGACTTATGGGCATGCACCCTTGTGAGATACTCCCTTCGTccgaatcatttgtttacttttgattaaaatacccctcatAAAAGGTAGACAAAtgtgggacagagggagtatttctTATTTCCAACCGAGTCACGATAACATAATTCATCACCTTCGGGAAACTTATCTGTTTCCCCTTTCCGAACTCCCCTAGTGTTTTGCTTTGTTGGTCTTCACAGGGTATCATGGAAGCTCGCTCATTGCAGTGTCTCAGATTTTGTTAAGATTTGTGAAGTTACAATGCAGTCACGAACTGCGACAACTCTGATGggttttgtttcttttgattAAACTCATTCAGGTAAGGATGGAAATCCAAAAAGCCAAACTTGAATTGATGTTTGAGCTGAAAAGGATGCCTACAGATGAAGAAGTAACCAATAGAGTAGGAATATCTCTTGAAAGATACCACGAAGTGATGCGAGCCGCTAACTCTGTGGCTTCCCTACACTCAAAAAATCGAGTTACGCAAGAAGAGTTCATCGATGGGATTACCGATATTGACGGTGTTGGGGGCGACAAGCGGAAGCAACCAGCTTTGCTTAGACTTGCCCTCGATGATGTGGTATTTCTCCTTCCATCTCCGTGTTTGTTTATATAAGTTGGAGTTGTTTCTTACACTATTTTCGACTATGCAGACCTTACAAAGCTGACTCGCCCAATCCGATAAAAAAAAATCTGAAATAAACCCGAACCCAAAGTGTTCCGACCCGACATGTGTAATTGCTGGGCCTGAAATTTTCCTTAATTCCTGAACCAGAATAGTTTGAAACAAAAACCTTAACAGTCATGAGCAAAGTGACTCGAAAATGACCTGATCCTTTACCGCCAGCCACTAACGGCTAACCTGAATAAAATAACCTGTTTTTCTGGTCTAATAGTTGCCAATTTTTTTTTGACAGTAAGAGAAAAATAACTTACAATGTCTCATACGTTACAGAGTAAGCTATTCGACTTAAATTTTATCAGCTACTGAATTCTGATAAATTTTATGGATTCTTTTGCAGCTCGACTCATTAAAACCGAAGGAGAGCTTAGTCATCAGGCAAAGATATGGACTTGACGGAAAAGGAGACAGAACGTTGGGAGAAATTGCCGGGAACCTTAATATTTCCAGAGAAATGGTCCGGAAGCACGAAATGAAGGCTTTGATGAAGCTTAAGCATCCAGCTCGAATGGATTATCTTCGTCATCACATACACTAAATTGAACCTACACCACATCGTTCCCATGGCCATGGGTATCACCGGTACATATGTATATCTACGCGTgaatacatacatacatacatactctTCTTCCTCCTCACCTTGATATTAATCTTCTTATATTGTGATGTATACATAAATATTTGTAGCAGAGTGTAAAATGAACCGTAGATATGCCATACTTAGATACTTTAGGCTAAGATTTGAGTTTTGCTGAAACCCGCCCCCTCGTAAATATCACCTGTAATGTAATCTTCTTGTTCATTCTTCAATTTTCACCCTTATATTTATACAGTTATACATACCATGCTGAATTAATCTCATTTCTTGTGATAAGTTTTTCGTAAGATAATCTCGTACATAAGTCCGTGTGCATCATACGTTACATTCGTTAGTTTGGAGAGACGGAGATATATGATCCGCATGATATATTCATATATTACTCCGTATTTCATGTTTTGCAACTTACAAACCGACAATATACTGAGTATACTCTTATGGAGTATATATAACATTTATCTACGTAAACACGAGAAATATTCCTATACGTAAAGGAATACCGACTTATCGTACCTGATTTTGTATACTGTATTTAGTTTATAACACATCGGAGACAAAAGAGTACAAATATATGGAATTTCACGTGGAGGAAACAGGAATATTTAAGTCTGAAGATTGTCTGATGAAAATTGTGAAAtgttagttgttgttgttgggatGTTTGATTCTCCAAAAACGTTCAATTTCTTCAGCTGTTCTTCCTGGAATTCTCCCAGCAATTAGATCCCACCTACCATTAAACAAGAAAAGACAagattaaataatcaaattagtGGACTTAATTACTAAAGTAGTAAAGTGGTTTTAGTTTCATACATAGATAAGACGGAGGTACTGTGGAGGATAAATCGCAAGTTTAAATCACGACACAGATATGAGAGTTTTCTGTCTCATTTTTTGGATTTCTGTATTAATCTTATTAAGAGTTAATTTTACTCGAGACAGTCTTAAGATTACAACATATTTCGTAATCTTAAATAGTGATAAATGAAAGTATAATAGGTCGTTtttagcttgtgacggatagtgcccgtctttaatgagaatttgtgatcatTGTTTGATTCTTAATGGATGGATGGATCATGGATGGTAAGATTGGGCCCAGCCCTTGTAAATTGTAAGACTGAAATTAAAAGGGGCCGTCCAAAGCCTACAGAAAACCCTAAACATAATATTCTCCCTATCCTATcccaattggtctcccttgtgacgggtcaccatttgtggcggatattttgtgagttaaaatggtatcaaaatgggttagtggagaaagaggaccacatgaatagtgttgcagagagagaaaaagtgggtactttgtgaggtaaaatggtatccgtcactccagagtgacggatatgtcatgtctacAATGAAAATTTGTGATCCTAACAATTTGTTCATGTTTGTAATTCATTTTTAAAGGATTGAAGAACAACTTTTTTATAGGACCATCATATAGCATAAGATTAATCTAAAAGGAGAGAAGGCCAAAAATAACATTTAATttgatttatattttaatttgtttttaacaACAcaacattttatgataaaaactaaTATATTCAAATATACATgttattattaatataaaattttaggttattaaaataaaatatctTTTTTACAAGTCTACTAACTAATGTTTTGGGTGTTTTGGGGCTTTTGGTTATTTCATAAAAAAGGGGAGTTATAAGTTAATTGTTTGAGCTTTTGGGTTATGGGCTGGTCTTATGCTATAAGACAGTCCTAAAGAATAATTTGTGTTATAAATATTAGAAATATTATCAGGTGCATTTTAATCGATGTTAAACAAATATGATCACAGTCTACTCCTTAGCCTTGTTCTTTTCGGCAGAATTTTTCTTAATTGAACTTTTTTAAACTGAATTTATTTAACTGAACATAATTATAGTAGCTGAACTTTTCCGAGCCGGCCTTATAGCCAAACTTATAAGAAAGTTGatatgaattgaactgaacttttCTTAATTGGATGTATAGGACCTAGActtttctgaactaaacttaGAGAATATAACATGAACTTATAGGACCTAAACTTTCCTATCTGAACTTAAAGGAGCTGCCTTTAAATTCAAAAGAACGAACATGATCTTATTCGTATCAATTTATGGAAATATTTGACATCACTTTTATGTTTGGAAATTTTCTACGTATTTTGGTAGCTTAAACTTtcgctctgtttggtaaaactgactgaaaaggtacctgaaacctaataaggtgactgaaattaaaaaggtacctgaaaagctagctgaaaattggaaactgataaggtagctgattaattgtaaagtgtttggtaaaactaacggaaaaggtaactgattttttgtaaaatgacataaaaggacattaataattataataaattaatttaaagaaATGGTAAATATGTAAAATAGAACATTTCAGCTATCTGAAACTTTAAAAAGCTACCTGGAGTAGTTTtttatttcaggtacctgaaaagtCATTTCAGGTGCCTGAAATGAGTTTACCAAACAACACTAGGTAAAACAACTAcctgaaatattagtcaaatcaggttgcttggtcaaatcaggtacctgaaatgtcttgccaaacATAGCCTTTGAAGTAACTTCACATTTTCACTAGTTTGGTATATATTTTAGGGTTAAACTTATTTCACACATCATATGGAGCACTTTGATAACCTTAGGTTTGACATTTCTCTGCACTTTGGTGAACTAGAACATAGAACACACAAACCTCATTTAAAGTAACATTTTCGATATAATAAAGTGTTTAGACTCGTCTTAATCACTAAACTAAGAGACTACTGGAATGAAATTATCACTAATCGAGTGTGTGATGGTGATTTAGGGCAAAAGAAGAGCTAGAGAAGAAACAAAACGTAGTAGTGATCGACTGAAATCACGTACCTGTCTCCAACTAACCTATGCATTCGGTAGATGAGATCTTGTTCTTGTTCATTCATGTTTGGGTCATCCTCCCTTTCAATCCGTGCTACTAGACCAAATAGTTTGTGATTAAATTTATTTAAAAGACATAAATTAACAAGGTAATATAAATAtaaagggtttttctaacgtgtgcccttagAGCACATATTAAGAGTCTAAATATAGAAAGAATTAAAGGAATATATCATGAGAAATGTAAGAATCAACTTATTTATTCCATATTTAGTGAAATATTCTTTTGATTCTTTCTTTATTTAGCCTTTTaatgtgtgccctaagggcacacgttagaaaaaaccCAAATATAAATATGATAGTAAATACAAAATCTAACTATATTTGGGTTTCTTGCATTACACACCCATAATGCTAGATCTCATCAATACATTACACACCCATAATgcttttagattttttttttagtataaagggagtcacaatgacaaatttGTTGCTGGGGGGATTTAAATCTAACAATTATGTGTATTTTCTCTCATAACTAGACCAGTTAAATTAGTTGAAATTTGCATAAATTTAAAATATATAGAAAATGTCTTTTAAAATAATGAAGGTGATGATCTGAAAGACATAAACTCATACGCTTTGTATTAGAAGACGAAATGTCTAACCTACTAGACCCAAACACAATTAATTCCGATATATTATAAACTCGAGATCGATGTAATATAATTACCTTGGTTATTAGACATTGTGCTAGAGGCATTACGACGTCCCGCCATAATTAACTTGACGATCAAATAATATATCGATTTTGTGATTCAAAAGAagctaataattaaattaaagagagagaaaatgaaatgaaatcgAATGTAGAAATACTGTGTATATATAAAAAGTGGAATTTAGTTTGATATGAGTAGATAACATCATGGGGACATGGACATGTACGTAAAGAAATAATGTGTGATCAATTTATATAATATGTCCAAAATAGTTAAATTGCTATATACATACGTTGATTGGTGATTAGTATTTCTGACCTTTGGACTTGTAGATAGACGACAATGTATCATGCATCCCTTTAATTGGTATCATGCATGGTATGTGTATCCGTCATTCTCCTCGTTTTTTCCCGTTGCCCTACTTTTTTCAGTCAACCCTACTTAGTTATACCATGAGTTTTTAGGAGTTAGATGTAATAAATTGTTGCCTTAAACGGAGTATATGCTCTAAGTAGCGAGGTCGCTctggacaaaaaaaaaaaaaaaaaaaaaaaattggccaGTCGGCTGCATTTAAGACATTAAGATGGGTCTAAGATTTTAAAATACCATGCAGTATATTGTACGGGATTTATACTAGTTTTTATATGAATTTTTAATAGTAATGTTTTACATAACTCATCTCAATAGCTTTTCTGTTAGCTAAAAAAATATATGCCTACAATTTCAATGTTTACAGGTTCACATATTTTATAAAACTAGTATGAAGGCACGCGCTACGCGCGTTTGCGTCAATTAATTATATGTATTTTGAGCCTTAATTACATAAATAAGACTACTCCATGTATTATTAATATGCATTGGTGATGGTAACACAAAATGTGTTATTTTAACTTTGAGAAATTCTTGGGTACACCGGGTGTATCATGTCATCGTACGCCCTATTCAATAAGAATATTAGAATTCGTCATACTCTacataaataataaagcaaaataTAAATGAAATATGAATACAAGTTTATTATTAGTCATGGTGTACGCTAATCTTGTACACCCGGTATACGATGTATCTTAGATTTTTTTCTGTAAGTTGAATTTGTCCAAACAATTTATACGAGTTATTTACGATCATAAATAGGAATGAATAATTAGACATATAAATTTAGGTCCTATACCCCGAGCtcacaaaaaaattgaaatacaATAAACCAAATTTAATATATAAGAGCCGAAAATTACGAGAATCAAATAATTCAGAATTATACAATAGTTAGATATGGGCGTTGCGCCGTTGCCACGTTGAGATATACATGAAAGTTagaggaaaagaaaaataggagTGAATGCTTGAGGATAAACAAGGAATAAACCAAGAAATGTGAAAGTTAGGCAGTTGACAACTTGGCATTGTCCAAGTATCCGTCCATAAAACATGAGGGGTATTTTAGTCCATCGAATAACTACGCAAATCTTGGAGAGTCATTCCCCTTTTTTATATAGAGTATATGAAAAGAGCTCAAAATTAAATACGCTAGGCCGATGgtaaataaaacaagtaaaaaaATCAAGTGGTGTTAGttcagtggtagccgggttaaacattgaaacttgcagaaatgcaggagctgagaggtcccgggttcgactaccagctggggcgatggaTCACTTGGCCAATGCAGCCCTCGAAAGGGAttgcttacatggtccatgtggtggtgcgggaatgcatgagcCCGGGGGGACTCAACCtcctcataaaaaaaaaaaaaaaaaaaaaaaagtgtataatTTGGTATTGTTGAATGCTGAAGTCAAGGCTCCATTCGGGCAGATAAATAAAGTACAAGTGAATTATGTGAGTGTATGAGTCGATTTTACTCAATTTAAATATGACCATTTGGTCGATACATGTGTATTGTGTAACTCGaatgtttttccaaaatggggCGTAAACACAAACAAATTAACGAAATAGGTTGAGTTTCAAAGtatttacccaaaatgggtccacgtcatcatcGGTTTGAGCTCGGATTCAAGTCGCTCTCCCGCTCAACGACCTTACCCAAAGTGTCACTTAATGTCCACCCAAACCTCGGTATGCTACTTAAACGGCAAGTCGCTCCGGAGGGAGCGATTTTAGCTCAAATCGCCTACCCCCACAAATGACTTAGgtgtttgcaaaaaaaaaaaaaaaaaaaaaaaaaaaaaaaaaaaaaagaaaaggctgTTAAGGAGAGTCGAACACAGGACCTTCCACAAAACTAACACTTATTCAATATTACCTAACCATCAGTGCAAGAAAGTTTATATGTCAAGGGGAAGTGATTAAATATAATATTGAGTAATCGTATTCAAGTCCCAAAACACATTTATTGCTGTTAGCATTAAATATGGAAATTTAATCTCCTTAATAAGACATAACTTTACACTTGGTGTTATGGTAAGGGGTGTGAAAGAAGTGTTAGTAGATTCCGTGTTCCATTCCCATCAGCTACAATTCACTTGTCTTTTTtatatttcttcttttttttttttttttttttttttttgggctaaGTCGCCTAGCCGAGCGTTTTTTCCTTCAAGTCGCTCTCTCACGAGCGACCTTAATCCTGAACCTACCATCGCCaaaaccgagcctacgtggacccatttttggtaattagtttcaaAGTTACCCTATTTCGTTAAATTGTTTGTTATTAAAacccattttggaaaaaaattcgtGTAACTCATAATGATCTTAGTTTCAAATCCTCGTGTGTGAGCAATTTAGCCTAAGATGATACCTTGTTGAGCTAGCTATTAGAGCATGTTACCATAGCAGAAAGAGTGACTCTCTTCGTATACGTGATTAATTTCTCGCCTATCACACATTTATCCGAAAGTAAACCTGGTTGTAGATTCCCGCGTTATCCAGAAAAGATACCCATATGTAGTCGATCTCAATTTCAAATCTTCATGTGTGAGCAATTTAGCCTGAGATGACACCTCGTTAAGCTAGCTAGAGCATGTTACTGTGGCAGAAAGAGTGACTCTCTTGATATACGTAATTATTAATTTTCTACCTATCACACATTTGTCTCCGAGAGTCGGGTAGCTACTTTGTAAGAACATTTTCT from Silene latifolia isolate original U9 population chromosome 10, ASM4854445v1, whole genome shotgun sequence encodes:
- the LOC141606521 gene encoding RNA polymerase sigma factor sigE, chloroplastic/mitochondrial, producing the protein MGVVTVSSSASRASLNLSGRVTLPQSNVKGPFILGFKADKPKKITLIGPNEPVCLHIEKKKENRKKGRSVRKPSKARVGVADIAEASPCATELDLTEAAAKLESIFKISPTRENVAEENIDGVRRKSRGNKRHGNDVDEKSGGNIDGGVVRNRKKKAKRLSLDKRIEMKKSKDLSNKKERKSVKEEIAVPATREVKVCISEDEKIEELVREYSASTDLVSLDWKKMKIPPVLPSSEHTWLFKLLELRKALLQVKENLQRELGRDPTDAELGQATNMTVIQVRRKMEAGHAARNKLIKHNLRLVLFVMNKYFQDFTNGPKFQDLCQAGVKGLIIAIDRFEPKRKLRLSTYALFWIRHAIIRSMTVSSFTRVPFGLESVRMEIQKAKLELMFELKRMPTDEEVTNRVGISLERYHEVMRAANSVASLHSKNRVTQEEFIDGITDIDGVGGDKRKQPALLRLALDDVLDSLKPKESLVIRQRYGLDGKGDRTLGEIAGNLNISREMVRKHEMKALMKLKHPARMDYLRHHIH